The region ACGGACGCTGTCTCGAGCGACGGTGGATGCGAAGGGCGCGTGAATATGGAACTTGAGTCCGGAGGTCTCTTTGACTGCAGGGAAGTAGATGAATACGCGTCCATCGACGGGTTCCACGGTGAAGTTGCGTGCATCGAGCGTTGTGCTCGAACGTGACCCCCCGATGCCCTTGTCGGCCATCTTGTCTCCTTTGGTCAAGGAGAATGCGGCCGCGATGGGAAAGGTCGTGCCGTCGACGGGTGCAGTTCCTTGAATCCGGTACCAGTAGCTTGGTCCTGAGTCCCCATGCAGGCTGTCGATCTCGATGATATGTTCGTCTAGATCTCGACGTTCGAGCAATCGGACGTTGCCATCGAGGAAGGTGGTGGCAATGAGACGGATGTTGTCGAGGAACAGCAGGGTGGACCGGGAGATTTCGGTGAGTGCTTTACTTACCTCAACGATGGCTTGCGCTGCGTTCTTTCCCGGCCGGTCGAAGGGAAACCAGAACGTCGTCCGGTCCGGATTGCGTGCGAACGGTTCGGTACGGGTGGGCACAAACAGGTCCTGGATAGCGAAGGCGTACTCACCGGACTGGACCTGGGGCGTCTGCGTGTAAGCGAAAACCGCTTTGAACCCCACCCCGAACTTCCCAATGCTGGTGGCTTCATCGGCCTTGGTAGATTGACCGATTCCGGTGATTGATTCGATGTCTTGCAGATTGAAGATCCGGGAGCCGTCGTGTTCGACGAGGAGACCGTCGTTTCTCAACTCGAAGTTCACTTCTCGGGCGTGAGCATCCTCTGCGTTCTGCAGGAGTTCGTAGATGAAATGTGCGTTGTCTGGGTACAGATCGGCGAGGAGCTTACGGAGACCCTCTTCGAACCCGTTGCTTCGTGCGGCGTCTATGTAGGCCCGGCGGTTCGCGGTAAGGGTATCGAACATTGTCATGGGGCTACTACTCTCAGCAGGATGCTGGCGACGTGGCGCGAGGCGAGGTCTGCTCGGCTAGCAGCTTGCCGTTGAGCTGAAATGAGCCGGTCGAATGATGCTTCGGCGCTTGTCCGCTCGCCAGCTTTCATGACGATTATGTCGGGGTGGGTTGCGGACTCGAGTTGGCGTTCGATAATGCTGAGCCGACGAGCTTTCTGGGATGAAAGGGCAACGGTGCGACGCTCGACTGCTGCTATGTGTTGGCTCTGGTGCTTTGCTCTCGCCTGCGTCCACACCGTTGCATGTCGCTCATCTAGTCGGGCGCTCTGCACCTCTTCAATGTGTTTGCCTCCACTTTCGGTGCAAGCAGCGAGAAGTGATGCTGCTCGTTCTTCGATTGCCTCGTCCTCGGCCACGAATCGGTATGTCAACGAATCTCGCACGCCGAACCTTGTCCATGCGTATACAGCGACAGGGTAGTCGCCGGGTTCGACCTCCTTCGAAGTGACGACCGCGGAAACATGAACAGGATCAGACAGGTGAAACCGTCTAGCTGCCAGGAGTACAAGGGGGTGGCTAGGACTTAGGAGCTCGACGTTCCCCGCCTCTTCTGTAAGTTCCGGATCGGTAGTCATGCTCAGCACGATCCGGTCCCCGCGGAGCAGCCGCTTCAGGTGACGGGCATCGATGTTCTGGGCGTCGAGCTCGTCGATTATTCGAGCAGCAGCCTCCGCGTTGAGTGGTACTCGTGCGATGCGGCCTGGACGGAGTGCAATGGATCGGCCTGGCTGTACTGATTCGAAGTATCTGCGTACAACGGCGGAAATCTTGCGGGCGCTCAGCCATTCACTGGATGCTTCCGCTACGTTCTCTTCAAATGAGGAGCCGGTGTATCCCAGTAGGTCCGCTTGTTGATCTTCTAGCCGTTGCTCTTCCTCAATGCGTGCGATGTCGTTGTCCGCGAGTTGTCGGAGCGCAGCCTGTCGTTCGTGGGGCTCCATCTGAAGGTTGGTGGCGATGTTGACAATGGCGGCAGTGACGTCGCCGAGGATCTGCTCGCTTCCTCCGATCGCATGGTGAAAGACGCCGATGCGGGAGAGGCACCGATCGTAGATCTCCGCTTCGATGGTGCCGTGCGTCAGGATGTTGATGATAGCCACAGCTTCGCTTCGCTGGCCCCGGCGGTCGATGCGCCCGATGCGCTGCTCGATACGCATCGGGTTCCAGGGGATGTCGTAATTAACCAGGGTGTCGCAGAATTGGTAATCGAGGCCTTCGGTTCCTACCTCGGAACAGATCATGACGTCGATGGCCTGTGGATCTGAGCGGTCGAGCTTGAATCGGCGGCGAATAGCCCTGCGGTCGTCGTCGGGTACTCCGCCGTGCATGACTGCAACGCGCACTCCCCACATGCGACACCGGGTTTCGAGGTACCTGATGGTGTGCCGGAAAGTACTGAAGATCAGGACCTTGTTGTTGGCGTCCGCCGTCTTGCCGTCGATGATCTCTTTGAGCAGTTCGGCTTTCGGGTCAAGCTCGTCGTCGAGCCGCTGGGCCATCTCTTGTATCGAGGACGCCTCTACCCGAAAGCCCTCAATCTGCTCGGGAGTGAAGGAAATGACCTCCTCCTCGCCGTCGACGTCCGTACCAGTCAGGCGGTTCTCGAAAAGGTCCGTGATCAGGGGCGCCAGTCCCGTTATGGAACTTGCTGCCTGCCGGTGAAGGGTAGACATCAAGAACTTGACCGAAATCCCTGGTGTCCGCAATGTTGCGATCTTCTCACCCAGCGCGAGTACAGCGTCATAGACAGCTTGTTGAGCATCGGTGAAATGGACCGTGGGGGATGACGGCTTTCGAGTTGTGAATTCGCCAATGTCACGCCGCCGGGTCCGGGTGACGATCTCAGAGAAGGTGTTAAGTGCCTCAACCGAGCGGATGACCCTGATGCGAGCTCGATCATCGAAGGGCGCGTCGTTCAGTAGCTCACGCACCTCGTCCACGCGACGATCCAGCGCGAGTACATCTCGGCCCCATTCCGTCTGCAGCGCTTTCTGCAGGTGGCCTTTGACGTCAGCCTGCCAGTCATTCTCTGCGGTGCGTGCTGCTCGGGACGCGTTGAAGAGGTGCTCGTTGGGCTCGAGCATGACGCGGAAGTCATTCCAGTCGAGGACGAGGTCGTCTCGCAGGAGATTGACGATCGTGAAGAGGTCCTGGCTGTGGGTCTGGATAGGGGTCGCGGAGAGCATCACGACGGCTTCGGCGGCGTCGACAAAGCGTTGAACGCACTGATAAGCCTTCGTCTCACGGTTTCGGATGTGGTGTGCTTCATCGACAATTACGAGGTCGAAGCCCAACTCACCGGCAAGGTCATTGAGGCTTGCTACCTTCGTCTTAGAACCAGTCCGCGTACCAGTCAGGAGTGTTTCATCGAGCAAGGAGAAGGGGAGAATCGCTTTTTGGTAGCGAACTGGCCAAGACCCGTCCCGGAGGGTTTCCTCGAGGCACCAGCGGAGCGTCTTGCTATCCAGATGAACAAAATCCTCGTCAAAACGCTTTAACTCGTCTCGCCACTTATCGTCGACCACGAGCGGACGCGGACAGATCACGAGAACGGACTCAGCCCTCTTTCGTGCTTGAAGCTCCTTAATGATCAAACACGCTTCGATCGTCTTACCGACACCCACGTCATCGGCGATCAGGATGCGAGGGCGGTCTGACTGGACAAGTTTAAGGACCGGCCGGTACTGATACGGCTCGAAGTCGACTCGTCCTGCGTTCCGGGAATGAAGGTAGTCGCTGTTGGGATCAAGCAGCAGTAAAGCAGTCAGCGCCGCATGGAGCTCGCTCGCAGTTACCGATGCAACTGAATCGTTCTTAGAAACCGTTTCAATCTGAGGGGCAAAATATTGGTGCGTCGCTCCGTCATGGAAGACTGAGTATCGAATCGCCCCACCCACCTGATCTGTTCCTAAAACCGCCCCACTGACCTCGGGACGGGCGATAAGACGAACGAGCGTACCGGGACCAATCGTTGATTTTTCGTCGACAGACATGACGCAATTCTTCCTTCCATTAGGCATTTTCGAGACCAGTCCACCGGCGAAGTGGTGTACATTGATCTCGTTTCAGCCTTTCTCCTTCTTTGCAAGGAAGAAGCCCAAGAATTCACCGTCCTGATGCATCCCGCCGAAGCGATCCTCTGATACGAAACCAATCGCTTACAACAATTACAATCGCAATTCTGACTCGCCCAGCGTGCTACGCGACTGTTGGGCGCTGCCTCCACGGGAGTAGGGCGAGACCTGAACGACCTTTGTCTGTGTACCGTCAGGACCGAACTTCTGCAGACGCTGGTGCCCGTTGACCATATGTTCGTTGGGAGACTTTCTGCTCGGCTCCTCGCCGATGCCCTCGGAAGCCGGCAACGTAGACGCGGGGACTCGCTCCGCGCCCGCGGAGCTAAGCTGCTCGGTCCCTTCGTCCGGCCTCGATATCAAGAGCGTGACCCCAACAGCAGCCATAAGACCGACAACAGCAAGGCCTGGTTTGAAAGCTCTATGCTCCTTGATCCGCTCCCACCGGCTCGGAATCTGGCTCATATCTTGTTCGCCCGTCTTCGCCTCATGCTTGCGCACACCAATGGACTCAGACTTTGCTGGTTTGTCCTTCGGCTGCCCAAGTGATGATGGCTCGAGCGGCCGATCCCCGTCGAACGGGTCTTCTTGATCGAGGTCAGGCACTCGGTCACTCTATCCTTATGTCGGTAATTCCGGTTGCACACACGACTGGGCGTGAGCACGAATCCGCCCTAAGCATTGATCCTGCATGCAGAAAACAATGCATCAGTGACCTCAAAGCAAGAGTTGCACATTTAGGACTCCGTGTCCCAGTCAGTCTCGTCTTCGACTTTTTCGTCACATGACGTGCAGGTGAGCGTCAAGACGGTCCTCCTTCGGAGCCTGGTTTTGGCCAGTCCCAACATACCGGGCTAGTGAATGGGGAACAATAAGAACTGTCGTGGCGTTCGGAATAGTCGGTCATGTTGGCGGTCGGCTTGCCACAGTTCGGACAGGGCCAGTTGGGACCCTCACAGGTGCGACTGTTGTGGCCTTCAAATCCGCACGCAGCACAAGCCATTACAACTCCCCTTGACCATAATTCAGCAGCAAGTCAACAAAGACACATTTAACCATACCGGCGTGCTATATAGCGGTGAGGCACGACGACCCGGAACCATCAAGCGGCGCATCCGCAAGCCTTATCTAGGGCCATTCGTTCAGGTATTGTATTGGAACTCGAACAGGGCTTAGCACGAGCCACCCACTAGAGCGACTTCAATTAATTTCGCGTCGGCATTTCCTTACAGTGAGTCCGATTGTTTGAACGTGTGCAGCATGTATCGGTTGCCTAACCCAAGTGGCTTAGGTGGTCGAAGTGCGTCACCACCCCACAATTGATCGGGTCGACGCTCGATTACGCATTCCGGCTATGCTGTCGTTGCACCCAGTACTATGCCCGCCTTGGGGAGGTGGCCTCCGTCGTCCGCACATGGTGGCTGAATACCCACCGTTGGAGGCCCCGTTGACCACCGCACCTGAGACAGCCGTCACCTACTCGACGGTCGATACGCCCCGTGACGCCATCGACCTGGCGGCATTCCTTTGCCACCCGGAGCGGGACCACCCGGTCGTGGTGATCTCCTCCACCAAGGACGGGCCACGGATTGATCCGGCCGCCGTCGCCGGGCGTCTCGGAAACAAGGCCACGGTCTACCTCCTGGCCACACCTGCGGTGGCTTACCCCTTCGATGAGGCCATGCCTGAGGAGACATCCGTCTACGGCGGCGCCGCCCGCTCCTACCCGACCGGGAATGCATGGCACAGCAACCAGAGGATTTCCGTCCTCCGCCTGGCTTACGCGGACGCTGAAGCCCGCGACGCTGTCGACCTCCTCGCCCAAGACGTCGACAAGATGGACCCGTACGCGCCTCCGGTCACCACTTCAAGCACACCGGCCCGCTCGACGGTGCCCCAAGTTGTTGGGTGCGAGGTCTCCATGCTGCTGCCCCCGGACGGGGTGCTGGTGAAACTGGCTCACGGCATGGCCCGCATCGACACCGCCACCCTGGCGCCCGGAATCGAGCCGGAGCGCCTGTTCACGCCTGGCCAGAAGCTGACCGGCACCGTCCAGAACGGGCTGCTCACCATCACCTCCGGCATCCATACCGTCGCCGAAGCCGTCGCCCACGCCCCCGCCGGCACCATCCACCCGGCCTTGGTCCTGAACGAGAAGCGCATCGCCCTGTTCCCCGGCCTGGTCGTCCGCCACACCTCCCCACGAGAGCCGGGCAGTGTCATTGCCGTCCGCGTCGAGCTTTCCGGCCGTGCCGATGGCAAGGGCTGGAAGTTCTCCACCGCGGAGGACCCAGAACCGGAGTCAATCACACCGGCCCTGCCGTTCTACGTCGGCGACGAACCCTGGATCGTCTGGAGCCCTCGGGCCGCGCAGCCCGTGGAGATCGCTGAGTCCGATGAGCCCGCGGAACCGAAACCGGGTCCAGAAGGGGAAGAACACGCCCCAACTCAAGACAACGCGCCAGCCGCGGCCGACGATGGTGAGACGCCGCCTTCGTCGGCGCCCCCTGCTGCTGCGCACACCGACGTCACCTCCGCCCTGGAATTGATCCGGACGACACTTCACGATCTCGACGAAACCAACCGCCGCCTTGAAGCCGAGGCCACCGCGTTGCGTCATACGGCCTCAAATCAAAAGTCGGCAGGCCCCGTGCCCTCGCCCGGGCCCGGCGGCGCCGCCCTGGACCAGGCCCAGCGGCAAGTTGCCCTGTTGACACGGGAGCGGATCGAACTCGTCGGGGACCTCACCCGGGCACTCGGTGATGCGGACACCCTAGCCGCTGAGAACACCGCCTTGGCCCATGAGAACGAACGCCTGCGGGAAAGTGTCCGTACGGAGCAGACCCGTGCTGCCCGTGCCCGTCAGCTCTCCCGGGAAATCTCTGCTGGCGCAGACACCGGACCGCTGTTCGCCGACCCCGCCGAACAGTTCCGCCACGATGTCTACCTAGAGTGGGCGACTCGGATCCCGGCCGCGTCCAAGGCCGAAACACCTCTTGCGGAATACGGCTTCACGGAAAAATTCCTCCAGACTGTCGACCGGATTCAGGGCGTCGACCGGTCCAAGATTGTCGCTGTCGTTGTGGAGGTTCTCACCGGCATCGCCGACACATCCGCCGGCCGCGACATGCACCGGCTCCGCGGTGGGCCCAAGGCTGGAACCGGCTTCATCGAGGACGCAGAGTACGGCACCGCCTGGCGGGTTGCCCTGCAGGTCGCCACCGCATCGGCCCGCCGGCTGCACTTCTGGCGCGGCACCGACGGCAAGGTCATGTTCGCCACCGTCGGTGTCCACGACGACATGGGCATCTGAGCTGAACGGGCCCGTCGTCTCAAGGTTTTCCGACCAGCTCCCGGCAAGCATCTCTACTGCGGCATCGGCAACATTAATGGTGGCTGCAGGGCCTGCAGCACAGGACAACCCCGCATGCCGCGGCTGCAGACGCTCAAGGCCGTAGAAAAAGTCACATCCTGCAACCTGTACCGAGCCGTTCGCGAACTTATCTATTCCGCGTTCACCAACACCGAGTGAGACCTTCATCGCGAGCCTTGTGGACTACGGCTGTTTTCCCGTGCCAAGGCCCGCCTGATTGCTGTACCGTCTGAACCCTCAGCCACCTGCGACATTAGAGGGCCGCTTCGAGTTCCGTCCAGGAGTACCCGAACATGTAGTCCTCATCCTTACCGTTTGAGGCCCAGATCTGAGCAGCTTCGTAAACATTTAGCGTCTCGCTGTCGTCATCGTCATCGTCTAGGCCGTAGCGGCAGTCGAGGCAGTACATCTCGGAGTAGACAAATCTCTTCACCAAGGGAGTTCCACAATTAGGACATGGGGGCGTTTCACCCACGTAGACATTGATCTCGTCCCAGCTCTTTTCCTTCTTCGAAAGGAAATCAAATAAACCCAAAAGACCTACCCCCATTCGGCCCGCCGAAGCGGTCCTCTGGTTTGTGAGACCAACCGCTGACGACAAGCAAACCGCACTTCTAGACACAGCCAGTATGCCATGCGCCTGTTAGTCGCGGCCCCCTCGCAAGTAAGACGAGATTTCAACGATCTTAGCCTCGGTGCCGCCGGGACCGTCACGCGGCAATCGCTGGTACCCATTGATCACGTGCTCGACCGGAGACTTTCTGCTGGCCACCTCGGGAAGGGCATGAAATGCCGTCTCCGTATACTCCGGGACTTTCGCCAAGGCTACGGTGCTGACGCCCCCCAATGCCACAGTCAGGCCGGCGTAGGTGGTTTCTTCCTCGTATTCAGATGGATCAGCATGAAGGAAGACTCATGGGCCGTGGGTGCCATCTACGCAAAAGGAATACGTTCCAGAAACGATCGTCACCTAGGGGACTAGCGGGCGCGCGTCCGAATCATCGCCGGATTCATCAACGATTTCAATATCCGCCACTAGCGCGGACAGAACCGATCGCACAGTTGCGACGATTTCCGATACGAGCGGATCGGCGACTGAGTGATGCTCACGGAGCGCATCAGCCAGCCTCTCCCCCACTTCATCTTCCGTGAGCAGCCACTTCGAAACCTCGGCGACCGTAACGTGCACGACATCGTACGCGACGCCGAGCGCGACTTTCCGAACGACCGGCTCGTACTCCGCCCGCCACTCAATTTCAGCGTGCTCCCGAGCTACCTCGATCTCCAACTTGCGGACCATGGCCTGCTTTTTGGCTTCGACGAGTCGCTGGACGGCCGCGTTCAAGTTAGAGTCCGTCATTCGAATTCCCCCCTCTTAGTGAATCCCAGAGCGATCACGCTCTCTGGGCTCTTAGCTTTGCACAGATGGCACCTACGAGCACTTAATGTCACAACTTGTACAGTGCCAGTTGTCCACTTTCTGGCACCAAGAAAAAGTAGTGGCTCCACAGCTAATGCATTCACCGTGGGGAGCATCTTCGAGGTCCATTGGTTCTCCTTTCCGTACAGGAAGACAAGATTGCTTGAAGTCGATAACAAAAACCCGAGATCTGGTCACCACTGGTACGGTTGACCGCAAGGTAGGGGTCGCCCACACCGCGCCTTCAGAAGTTAGAGCACAAACCTAAACTCCACCACGTTCCTTAACCGGATAACGTCGACTGCGGAAGTCACTGGACAACGAGCTCAGGATGCTGACTAGGGCTGCGAAGGAATGAAAAACTGACGATCCCACTCGCAGCATCACCGTCATTCACGGACGTCAGTGATAGCAAATCAGCAACCTGGCAGGGCAGAGACTCTACTGCCCGTAGCCTCGATCAAAAGAACGAATTATTGGGGGAAGATATGACCGCATCACCGAATTGCAAGCCTTGGTGTGACGACCACCAAACCGATTCCGAGGATAACTCCTGCTGCACGCGTTTCGTTATCTACGATGACGGCAGGCAAGAGGCAACTCCACCCGCGATGGCGGAACGACTCGAGGCTCTAGGCGGAGGCGGACTTCCACCAGAAATCTCGTGGGTAGCCCTCAGCGCATCCCAGGACGAAGACGACGCGCAGCCTCTCCTGCGCTTCCAGTTCCACGATGGGGGCGATGACCCGCAGGAGAGCGCGAACCTATACATGAATCTCGATGGCCTGAGAGCCTTCCACTCCAACCTCGGCGCCATGCTCAGGGGTTTGTCGCAACCGAGCTGAGTGGCGGCACGGATACCGGTTATTAAGAATAAATGCCGCCCCCAGTGTTTTCTGGTGGGGACGGCATTTCTATTGATTCAGAAGAGAAATCTATACGTTAAACCTAAATTCCACCACGTTCCGTAGCCAATCAACCTCTTACATTCGCAGTCAGATTACCTTCGAGGTAGGGGAAGCCGAGCGTTACGTCCCGGTTGATCTGAGGAATGTCTCCGGCGGCGGCAGCATGGGCCGCTGACGGAACCCCGCTCCCGCGCCGGAGGTCCTGCCGCCGGCGCGCGGCACCGGACCCTGCCAGCGGCGCCGCCGTCCTTTGCCACCTGGGCGCTTCTTGGTATCAGCGACTGGTTTGGAGTGCCTCAGTGTAGAGTTTCGGGTCGTTCCTGGTTTCAGCTGAGATGACAAGATGACTGCCGTTGAGACGCTGCGCAAAGTACCCCAAATAGGGCAGTACGATGATCGTCGTGAGCCCGTCCTGCCATGCCTTAACCAGCGCCGGAAGGCTATCTTGTTCGGACCGGGAAGGAAAGTTCGGCGTTGTCTGTTTATCCCACGTATTGAAGGCCACCAGATCTACCCCATCCTCGCCGTATTCGACGGGCCAGAACGGTGGCACAATCGGGTGGAGTTCCTGTCCAGGGCTCGAGAGTTTTTGCATCTCTTCCTGTGAGATCGGTTCGTTTTGAACTGTGCTTACGTTGAACCAGTCCCAGCTGCGGTCCCATTGCTGCTTCCAGCGTTCATCCCATACCTCACGGCTTGCTGACGCCGGGATCTTCGATGCACCCGTCGCAGGCACAGGGCTGAGTTCCGGAATTTCGATGTCCTGGGCGATCATCCATGCCTGTCGGATAAAGAGAAGCATCTTCAGGTTCTGCGCGTGGTCATCAATCCGGATGGTCATTTCCTTTGGCCAAACAGCCCGCCGTCTAAGCCCCATTCCCCACATAGTGACTCCTTGATTTGTCGGCCGGACGGAGAACAGCCGTTGGTGCCAAGCATCGCATTCGACCTGCCTTCAGTAAATGGTTCGCTCAAAGCTACAGGCCCCGATCGGAAATGTCCGCTGGGATCGGGGCCTCCGGAGGCGAACTAAGTCGTGACCCGTGTTGGCTATTCCTCTTCAAAGGTTCGCGGGCGGTACCGCACGAGATCCGCGAAGGCTGGTGACGATACAACCCTCGATCCGTAAACAAGAAATGCCGCCCTCAATGTTTCCGGTGAGGGCGGCATTTCTATTGAATCAGACGAAGAATCTATACATTAAACCTAAACTCCACCACATCGCCGTCGGCCATAACGTAGTCCTTGCCTTCGATGCGGACCTTGCCGCGGGATTTGGCCTCGGCCATGGAGCCGGCGTCGACCAGATCGTCGAAGGAGACAACTTCGGCCTTGATGAAGCCGCGCTGGAAGTCGGAGTGGATGACGCCGGCAGCCTGCGGGGCAGTGTCGCCCTTGCGGATGGTCCAGGCGCGGGTTTCCTTGGGGCCGGCAGTCAGGTAGGTCTGCAGGCCGAGGGTGTGGAAGCCGACGCGTGCCAGCTGGTCCAGGCCGGATTCTTCCTGACCGTTCATTTCCAGCATTTCCCGGGCTTCTTCTTCGTCCAGCTCCACCAGGTCGGCTTCGAGCTTGGCGTCGAGGAAGATCGCGTCCGCCGGTGCCACCAGCTCGCGCAGCTCGGCCTGGCGCTCCGGGTTGCCCAGCACGGCGTCGTCCACGTTGAACACGTAGATGAACGGCTTGGCGGTGAGCAGGCTCAGCTCGCGCAGGTGCTCCATGTCCAGCTTGTCGCTGGCCACGGAAGAGAAGATCGTGTCGCCGCGTTCCAGGACGGTGCGGGCGGCCTCCATGGCGGCCAGCTGCGCGGCGTCGCGCTTCTTGATCTTGACTTCCTTCTCCACCCGCGGGATCGCCTTTTCCAGCGTCTGCAGGTCAGCCAGGATCAGCTCGGTGTTGATGGTTTCCATGTCCGACCGCGGATCCACCTTGCCGTCCACGTGGATGACGTCGGGGTCATCGAACACGCGGATAACCTGGGCAATGGCTTCGGCTTCACGGATGTTGGCGAGGAACTGGTTGCCCAGGCCTTCACCCTCGGAAGCGCCCTTGACGATCCCGGCAATGTCCACGAAGGACACCGTTGCAGGGAGGATGCGCGCCGAACCGTGGATTTCGGCCAGCTTGGCCAGCCGCGGATCGGGAAGGGACACGACGCCGACGTTCGGTTCGATGGTGGCGAACGGATAGTTCGCCGCCAGCACGTTGTTGCGGGTCAGCGCATTGAACAGGGTTGATTTGCCGACGTTGGGCAGGCCGACGATGCCAATAGTAAGAGCCACGTTAGTAAATGATACCGGGCGCTAGGACTCGTCCGCACGACGGCGGCCGCCCAAGCCGTGCGAGGAGTCCCCCATGGCCTTCAGCGTGGCGCGGATTTCCTTCGGCAGGGAGAAGATGATGTCCTCTTCGGCCGTCACTACCTCTTCGACGTCGCCGTAACCGTACTGGGACAGCAGGTGCAGCACGTCCTGGACCAGGTTTTCGGGAACGGAGGCACCGGACGTGACACCGACCGTGGCCACGCCCTCGAACCAGCTTTCGTCCACCTCGTTGGCAAAGTCCACGCGGTAGGAGGCCTTGGCGCCGTACTCCAGCGCCACCTCCACCAGCCGGACGGAGTTGGAGGAGTTCGCCGAACCCACCACCAGCACCAGATCCGCTTCCGGAGCGATCTTCTTGATGGCTGCCTGGCGGTTGGAGGTTGCGTAGCAAATGTCGTCGCTGGGCGGGTCCTGCAGGGAGGGGAAGCGTTCGCGCAGCAGGTTGACGGTGTGCATGGCTTCATCCACGCTCAGCGTGGTCTGGGAGAGCCAGATGACCTTGTCCGGGTTCCGGACGGTGACCTTGTCCACGTCTTCGGGGCCGTTGACGATCTGCATGTGTTCCGGCGCTTCGCCGTAGGTGCCTTCGACCTCTTCGTGGCCTTCGTGACCGATCAGCAGGATGTCGAAGTCGTCGCGGGCA is a window of Arthrobacter sp. zg-Y1171 DNA encoding:
- a CDS encoding DEAD/DEAH box helicase, which translates into the protein MSVDEKSTIGPGTLVRLIARPEVSGAVLGTDQVGGAIRYSVFHDGATHQYFAPQIETVSKNDSVASVTASELHAALTALLLLDPNSDYLHSRNAGRVDFEPYQYRPVLKLVQSDRPRILIADDVGVGKTIEACLIIKELQARKRAESVLVICPRPLVVDDKWRDELKRFDEDFVHLDSKTLRWCLEETLRDGSWPVRYQKAILPFSLLDETLLTGTRTGSKTKVASLNDLAGELGFDLVIVDEAHHIRNRETKAYQCVQRFVDAAEAVVMLSATPIQTHSQDLFTIVNLLRDDLVLDWNDFRVMLEPNEHLFNASRAARTAENDWQADVKGHLQKALQTEWGRDVLALDRRVDEVRELLNDAPFDDRARIRVIRSVEALNTFSEIVTRTRRRDIGEFTTRKPSSPTVHFTDAQQAVYDAVLALGEKIATLRTPGISVKFLMSTLHRQAASSITGLAPLITDLFENRLTGTDVDGEEEVISFTPEQIEGFRVEASSIQEMAQRLDDELDPKAELLKEIIDGKTADANNKVLIFSTFRHTIRYLETRCRMWGVRVAVMHGGVPDDDRRAIRRRFKLDRSDPQAIDVMICSEVGTEGLDYQFCDTLVNYDIPWNPMRIEQRIGRIDRRGQRSEAVAIINILTHGTIEAEIYDRCLSRIGVFHHAIGGSEQILGDVTAAIVNIATNLQMEPHERQAALRQLADNDIARIEEEQRLEDQQADLLGYTGSSFEENVAEASSEWLSARKISAVVRRYFESVQPGRSIALRPGRIARVPLNAEAAARIIDELDAQNIDARHLKRLLRGDRIVLSMTTDPELTEEAGNVELLSPSHPLVLLAARRFHLSDPVHVSAVVTSKEVEPGDYPVAVYAWTRFGVRDSLTYRFVAEDEAIEERAASLLAACTESGGKHIEEVQSARLDERHATVWTQARAKHQSQHIAAVERRTVALSSQKARRLSIIERQLESATHPDIIVMKAGERTSAEASFDRLISAQRQAASRADLASRHVASILLRVVAP
- the ychF gene encoding redox-regulated ATPase YchF — translated: MALTIGIVGLPNVGKSTLFNALTRNNVLAANYPFATIEPNVGVVSLPDPRLAKLAEIHGSARILPATVSFVDIAGIVKGASEGEGLGNQFLANIREAEAIAQVIRVFDDPDVIHVDGKVDPRSDMETINTELILADLQTLEKAIPRVEKEVKIKKRDAAQLAAMEAARTVLERGDTIFSSVASDKLDMEHLRELSLLTAKPFIYVFNVDDAVLGNPERQAELRELVAPADAIFLDAKLEADLVELDEEEAREMLEMNGQEESGLDQLARVGFHTLGLQTYLTAGPKETRAWTIRKGDTAPQAAGVIHSDFQRGFIKAEVVSFDDLVDAGSMAEAKSRGKVRIEGKDYVMADGDVVEFRFNV
- a CDS encoding 4-hydroxy-3-methylbut-2-enyl diphosphate reductase; the encoded protein is MTSTVISVPMPTVPRRRRTPEEVAAAAPVFGPRRVLLAAPRGYCAGVDRAVIAVEKALEAYGPPVYVRKQIVHNLHVVTTLEEKGAIFVDETDEVPEGARLIFSAHGVSPAVVQSAKDRNLQTIDATCPLVTKVHREAVRFARDDFDILLIGHEGHEEVEGTYGEAPEHMQIVNGPEDVDKVTVRNPDKVIWLSQTTLSVDEAMHTVNLLRERFPSLQDPPSDDICYATSNRQAAIKKIAPEADLVLVVGSANSSNSVRLVEVALEYGAKASYRVDFANEVDESWFEGVATVGVTSGASVPENLVQDVLHLLSQYGYGDVEEVVTAEEDIIFSLPKEIRATLKAMGDSSHGLGGRRRADES